The window CCGCCAAAAAAAGTAACAGAGGAAGAATTAGGAAATTTTCTTGAAAATCCTTTTAGAAATGAAAAAATGACAGAAGATGAAGAATACAAGGCCATTTTTGATGGGGTAGAGATAGGAACAGTTGCTACTAGAACATCAATTATAGAAAATGCAAAGAAAAATGAATATATTTCACAAAAAGGATCTACTTATAGTATAGAGCCTTTAGGAGAAAAACTCGTAGAAATTTTAGATACTCTTAAAATTGATCTTTATAAAAATAAGACAGTAGAGTTTAGTAAACTATTGAAAAAAATTTATAAAGGAGAAAGTGAAGTAGAAGAAGTTGTAAATAAAACAATAGATGAATTAAATAAAATTATAGGTCAAGATATAGAGGTAGAAAAAATAAAAATGGAAGATACCCTAGAAGATTTAGGAATATGTCCTATGTGTGAAAAAGGACAGATCCATCAAAAAAAATCTAAAGAGGGAAAAATATTTTATACTTGTTCCGAGGAAAATTGTAAGTTCTTTTTATGGGAAGATTCAAAACATTTTAACAATCCAATAAAAATAACAAAAGCCAAATTAAAAGGACTACTAGCCGGGAAAAAACAAGCTTTTAAAATGAAAAATAAAGAGGGTAAAGAATATGAAGCTTATCTAAAGATCAAAATAAATGGAAGCTATGTAAATTTTGAACTTGACGGATTTGTAGGAAATGATGATAGCGATTTAGGAATATGTCCTATGTGTGAAAAAGGACAGATCCATCAAAAAAAATCTAAAGAGGGAAAAATATTTTATACTTGTTCCGAGGAAAATTGTAAGTTCTTTTTATGGGAAGATTCAAAACATTTTAACAATCCAATAAAAATAACAAAAGCCAAATTAAAAGGACTACTAGCCGGGAAAAAACAAGCTTTTAAAATGAAAAATAAAGAGGGTAAAGAATACGAAGCTTATCTAAAGATCAAAATAAATGGAAGCTATGTAAATTTTGAACTTGACGGATTTGTAAAAAAAGATAAAGAGTAATACTTTTAGTATTACTAAGGAGGTGTAAAATGAAAAGAAAAATATTAATAATAACCCTAAATACTATACTATACATTTCGTCTTTAGCTTTGGAAGTGTATGATCCTGCTAATCATCAAGAAAATATAACTCAAAGAATAGAGAGTGTTAAACAAACATTAGAAGCAATTAAGCAAACTCAAAATCAAATTGAACAATTAAAAAATGATGCAATTAATTTGGCTAGTATAGATGGAATATTAGCAAATAGCCAATTAATTGGATTACAACAAAGTTTTCAAAGTATTTTAGATATTCAAAACAAAGCTAAATCCCAAATAAATGATTTTAAAAATTTTCAGGAACAATTTAAAAATATTTATATTTCTTTTGAGGATTTAAAAAATTTAAATCCAGAACAATATATTTATCAAGCGGATAAAATATTAGAGCAAACAAGAAATATAGCAGAAGATTCATTAAGAACAGTTGGAATAACTAATTCTCAACAAATGCAAAATGACGCACAAAGAGTAAGAGCTTTAATGAGTGCAGCTAATACAGTTCAAGGGCAAAAAGCAGCTATTCAAGCAAATGTACAAATGACAGGAATGACATATCAAGTTTTAAATGATATGAAATTATTACTTTCCCAAAGTCTAGCAACACAAGGTACAGCTATGATGAAAGAAATACAAAAAGAACAAGTAGCAAGAGAAGAATATAACACATTAACAACAGGAAAAATAGATACAAGTAATAAAAGTTCAGGATTAAGAGATTTATTAGAGGGAAAGAATATAAAATAATAAAAGGTGGTTTAAATATGAAAAAATTTTTAATAGGAATTTTAACAATTTTAACATTAACTGGGTGTGGAAGTAATTTCCAGTATGAAAGCAAAGAAGAAAAAAAGGAATTTTTAATAAAACTACTTCAAACAGAAGATAAAAAATTACAACAAGAATATAATGATATTATAAAGGATTTAGAAAGTCAAAATAATGAAAAAGCTTTAGCACAATTAAGAGATTGGAGAGATTTATATTTTTCTTTATCTTCAAGACATGGAAAAGAAATAGATACAAGTAATAAAAGTTCAGGATTAAGAAATTTATTAGAGGGAAAGAATATAGAATAACTAAGAGAGGGAAGTTATGAATACATTAACTGAAGTTTTAAGTATTTTTTTAAAAGCTATAATTAATATTCCTGATAATTTAAAGAATATATCTTTAGGATTATTATGTGTTTTTACCATAATTGACATAACTTTAGAAGTTTTTAACTTAGAAGAAACAGATTGGAATAAATACATAATAAAGAAAGTTTTTAGAGTAGGAATATTAATATATCTTATAACTAATTGGTCTTGGTTGCTCAAAGAAGTTATGTTAGGATTTTTAAAAATTGGAAAAGCTGCCATAAACATAAGTGTAGGAAATAAAGATTTTATAGATAATCCAAGTGATATAATAGATTTAGGGATAGATTTAGGTTTTAAAATATTAGATCAAGGTAGTTGGTCAGCACCTTTGACTTATTTAGTATTAGGAATAATTTTTCTTCTAATAATAATAGGATTTTTCTTTTTAGCTTTTTCAGTTATAATAACTTCTATAGAATATTATTTTTTAACTGGAATAGCAATAATATTTCTTCCTTTTGGCACTTTAAAAGTAGGAGAGAATTATTATACAAATGTTTTTAAATTGGTAGTTGGTTGCGGAATAAAAATGTGTATATTAAATCTAATAATGCTAATTAGTCAACCAATAATTGATAATTTGACAATGAATTTAGGAAATAAAACTAATAATTTTCTTCATGCAGCAGCAGTAATAATAATACTTGCATATATAGCTTTGCAAATTCCAAGTATGGCCGCTTCATTAATGACTGGTAGTCCTGCATTAAATGCTAGTGCTGCACTACAAACTGGATTAGCAGGATTAAGAACAGCAGTAGCAGGAGTTGGGGCAGCAGCTACAACTATAGCAGCCGGAGCCGGAGCATATGCCGGGGCTATGGGTGGGGCTAACTCTATGGCCGATAAAGGAGGAATGGCAGGAAGTAAACTCGGTGGAGCTATAGGAGGAATTTTCGGTCCCGGTGGTGTAGCAGTTGGACAAGCTATAGGTGGAGCATTTGGAACAGCAGTAGGTGGAGTAGCAGGAATGGCAAGCGGAGCAGCACAAGGAGCTTATTCATCATTAAATAAAAATAAAGGAGAAACTAAAACAGACAATAAAAAAGAAGATAATAACGCTAACAATAAAGCAACAAACGCAAATAATAAAACTACTCCAAGTAATACTAATGGTAATACTGACAGCGGATCAGTAAACACAGATACTGGAACTACTCCAAGTAATACTAATGGTAATACTGACAGCGGATCAGTAAACACAGATACTGGAACTACTCCAAGTAATACTAATAGTAATACTGACAACGGATCAGCAAATACAAATACTGGATCTAAATTAAAAAGAGAAGATATGTACTCTAATATAAACC of the Fusobacterium necrogenes genome contains:
- the trbL gene encoding P-type conjugative transfer protein TrbL — translated: MNTLTEVLSIFLKAIINIPDNLKNISLGLLCVFTIIDITLEVFNLEETDWNKYIIKKVFRVGILIYLITNWSWLLKEVMLGFLKIGKAAINISVGNKDFIDNPSDIIDLGIDLGFKILDQGSWSAPLTYLVLGIIFLLIIIGFFFLAFSVIITSIEYYFLTGIAIIFLPFGTLKVGENYYTNVFKLVVGCGIKMCILNLIMLISQPIIDNLTMNLGNKTNNFLHAAAVIIILAYIALQIPSMAASLMTGSPALNASAALQTGLAGLRTAVAGVGAAATTIAAGAGAYAGAMGGANSMADKGGMAGSKLGGAIGGIFGPGGVAVGQAIGGAFGTAVGGVAGMASGAAQGAYSSLNKNKGETKTDNKKEDNNANNKATNANNKTTPSNTNGNTDSGSVNTDTGTTPSNTNGNTDSGSVNTDTGTTPSNTNSNTDNGSANTNTGSKLKREDMYSNINHKTKLNGEEI